Proteins encoded in a region of the Clostridium butyricum genome:
- a CDS encoding DEAD/DEAH box helicase, giving the protein MKNEFSKFNISEEILKAVDGLGYKKPSEVQEKVIPEIILNKDVIVKSQTGSGKTAAFAIPICEKVDWNENAPQVLVLSPTRELAVQVSEDFVNIGRFKRIKSVAVFGKQPISEQARALKQKTHVVCGTPGRVLDHIDRGSLDVKKIKYFVIDEADEMLNMGFIGQVEGVIRRLPKNKVTTLFSATISDEIRTLCEKYMDRPVDISIEKQKVVNDNIEHGLYYVDYNERFKLLNELLICEKPETAVIFGRTKENVDEIYNFLKSKGYSCGRIHGGMLQKERLSAMDSFRKGEFRILSATDVAARGIDIENITHVINFELPVEKEAYVHRIGRSGRAGKSGKAISICSKHGDRYLKNIEEYIGFGIPVKEHFTKEFISENLESGISYLKSKPKKKTEKAKAINNDITKIYLNGGKKKKIRAGDIVGAISRIDGLTGDDIGIIDVQDNISYVDILNGKGKKVLDALKNITIKGKKLKCDRAKK; this is encoded by the coding sequence ATGAAAAATGAATTTAGTAAGTTCAATATAAGTGAAGAAATTTTAAAAGCAGTTGATGGATTGGGATATAAAAAACCATCAGAAGTACAGGAAAAAGTTATTCCAGAAATTATATTAAATAAAGACGTTATCGTAAAATCACAGACAGGAAGTGGAAAGACAGCAGCATTTGCAATTCCTATATGCGAAAAAGTAGATTGGAATGAAAATGCTCCACAAGTACTTGTTTTAAGTCCAACTAGAGAGCTGGCTGTACAGGTTAGTGAAGATTTTGTGAATATTGGAAGGTTTAAAAGGATTAAATCTGTTGCAGTATTTGGAAAGCAGCCTATAAGTGAGCAGGCAAGAGCTTTAAAACAAAAGACACATGTAGTATGTGGTACTCCAGGAAGAGTGCTTGATCATATTGACAGAGGAAGTCTTGATGTGAAAAAGATAAAATATTTTGTAATTGATGAAGCTGATGAAATGTTGAATATGGGGTTTATAGGGCAGGTTGAAGGTGTTATAAGAAGACTTCCTAAAAACAAAGTTACAACACTTTTTTCAGCAACTATTTCAGATGAAATAAGAACTTTATGTGAAAAATACATGGATAGACCAGTGGACATTTCAATAGAAAAGCAGAAAGTGGTAAATGATAATATTGAACATGGTTTATATTATGTTGATTACAATGAAAGATTTAAATTATTAAATGAACTTCTTATATGTGAAAAACCTGAAACGGCAGTGATATTTGGAAGAACAAAAGAAAATGTTGATGAGATTTATAATTTCTTAAAATCAAAAGGTTATTCATGTGGAAGAATTCATGGTGGAATGCTTCAAAAAGAGAGGTTATCTGCAATGGATAGTTTTAGAAAAGGAGAATTTAGAATTCTTTCAGCTACAGATGTTGCTGCAAGAGGAATTGACATAGAAAATATAACACATGTAATAAATTTTGAGCTTCCAGTTGAAAAAGAAGCTTATGTACATAGAATAGGAAGAAGCGGAAGAGCAGGAAAATCAGGAAAGGCCATATCAATATGTTCTAAACATGGCGATAGATACCTTAAAAATATAGAAGAATATATTGGATTTGGAATACCTGTAAAAGAACACTTTACAAAGGAATTTATAAGTGAAAATTTAGAATCTGGAATATCATATCTTAAGTCTAAGCCTAAGAAAAAAACAGAAAAAGCCAAGGCTATCAATAATGATATAACAAAAATATATCTAAATGGAGGCAAGAAAAAGAAAATAAGAGCAGGAGATATTGTAGGTGCTATTTCGAGAATAGATGGATTAACTGGAGATGATATCGGAATAATAGATGTTCAAGATAATATATCTTATGTTGATATATTAAATGGAAAAGGAAAAAAAGTACTTGATGCATTAAAAAATATTACTATTAAAGGTAAAAAACTAAAATGTGATAGGGCGAAAAAATAA
- the map gene encoding type I methionyl aminopeptidase has translation MSFDRNAKCWCGSGKKYKKCHLEFDEKIESHKIKGDLVPDRSIIKSASDIEGIKKSAAVNNAVLDLVASKIKAGMSTAEIDKIVYDYTVSQGAIPAPLDFCGFPKSVCTSINDEVCHGIPDENVILKDGDIVNVDVSTILDGYYSDASRMFMIGEVSKEAEKLVTVARECMIKGIEAIKPWGYLGDIGAACGDHAHKNGYSVVRLLGGHGVGNEFHEEPFVPHVGKAGTGMLLVPGMVLTVEPMVNEGTYEVYEDADNGWTIYTDDGKLSAQWEHTILITEDGVEILAY, from the coding sequence ATGTCATTTGATAGAAATGCAAAATGCTGGTGTGGAAGTGGGAAAAAATATAAAAAATGCCACTTAGAATTCGATGAAAAAATAGAGTCACACAAAATAAAAGGTGATTTAGTTCCAGACAGAAGCATTATAAAATCTGCTTCAGATATTGAAGGAATAAAAAAGAGTGCGGCTGTAAATAATGCTGTTTTAGACCTTGTTGCAAGCAAAATAAAAGCTGGAATGAGTACTGCTGAAATTGATAAGATAGTGTATGATTATACAGTGTCACAGGGAGCTATTCCAGCGCCTTTAGATTTCTGCGGATTTCCTAAAAGTGTATGTACATCAATAAATGATGAAGTATGTCATGGTATTCCTGATGAAAATGTAATATTAAAAGATGGAGACATTGTTAATGTTGATGTATCTACAATTCTTGATGGATATTATTCAGATGCATCTAGAATGTTCATGATCGGTGAAGTTAGTAAAGAAGCAGAAAAGCTTGTTACTGTTGCAAGAGAATGTATGATTAAAGGTATTGAAGCTATAAAGCCATGGGGATATTTAGGTGATATTGGTGCTGCTTGTGGTGACCATGCTCATAAGAATGGATATTCGGTAGTAAGGCTATTAGGTGGTCATGGGGTTGGAAATGAATTCCACGAAGAACCATTTGTACCTCACGTAGGTAAGGCTGGTACTGGAATGCTCCTTGTTCCAGGTATGGTTTTAACTGTTGAACCAATGGTTAATGAAGGAACTTATGAAGTTTATGAAGATGCAGATAATGGTTGGACTATATATACTGATGATGGAAAACTATCTGCACAGTGGGAACACACAATATTAATTACAGAAGACGGAGTTGAAATTTTAGCTTACTAA
- a CDS encoding amino acid ABC transporter ATP-binding protein, which yields MILMNKINKNFGNLHVLKDINLEVKEGEKVVVIGPSGSGKSTLIRCINYLEEPTSGSVVIDGYNLRDKRTLNKVRQSTAMVFQQFNLYPHMTVLDNLTLAPIKLQNVSKKEAEESGLKYLEKVGLKEKADAYPTQLSGGQQQRVAIARALNMHPKIMLFDEPTSALDPEMIQEVLDVLVGLSKENITMVVVTHEMGFAKQVADRIIFMENGNIIEEGNPKEFFEAPKTERARSFLNKIIR from the coding sequence ATGATATTAATGAATAAAATAAACAAAAATTTTGGAAATCTTCATGTTTTAAAAGATATTAATCTTGAAGTAAAGGAAGGTGAAAAAGTTGTTGTTATAGGTCCAAGTGGTTCAGGTAAATCAACGTTAATAAGATGTATAAACTATCTTGAAGAACCAACATCAGGAAGTGTAGTTATTGATGGATACAATCTTAGAGATAAAAGAACTCTTAATAAGGTAAGACAATCCACAGCAATGGTTTTTCAACAGTTTAATTTATATCCTCACATGACTGTTTTGGACAACCTAACTCTTGCACCAATAAAGCTTCAGAATGTGAGTAAAAAGGAAGCAGAGGAAAGTGGGCTTAAGTATCTTGAAAAGGTAGGCCTTAAAGAAAAAGCAGATGCTTATCCTACTCAACTTTCTGGTGGTCAGCAACAGAGGGTGGCAATAGCAAGAGCACTTAATATGCATCCAAAAATAATGCTTTTTGATGAACCAACATCGGCTCTTGATCCTGAAATGATTCAAGAGGTACTTGATGTACTTGTAGGATTATCAAAAGAGAATATTACAATGGTAGTTGTAACTCATGAAATGGGCTTTGCAAAACAGGTTGCTGACAGGATTATATTTATGGAAAACGGAAATATAATTGAAGAAGGAAATCCAAAAGAGTTTTTTGAAGCTCCTAAAACAGAAAGAGCAAGAAGTTTTTTAAACAAAATAATAAGATAA
- a CDS encoding transporter substrate-binding domain-containing protein produces the protein MKLKRLIIALGLGACMLMTGCGSSSSTSQSQGTDTSSKASASAEGADIQKIKDNGVLKVGVKVDVPKFGYKNPDTGEIEGFEVDLSKQIAKKILGDENKIELQGVTAKTRGPLLDNGEIDMVAATFTITDERKKSYNFSDPYLTDGVGLLVKKDAGYTSLKDLNGKTIGVAQSSTTKKALEEEAANQGISLKFSEFGSYPEIKAALDSKRVDCFAVDASILNGYVDDNSVILDDRYNPQEYGIASKLDNKDLAKVINEVVNDMKTSGEMDKLIEKWGIK, from the coding sequence ATGAAATTAAAGAGATTAATAATAGCATTAGGACTAGGGGCATGTATGCTTATGACAGGATGTGGAAGTTCTTCATCTACATCACAATCACAAGGTACAGATACATCATCAAAGGCATCAGCAAGTGCTGAAGGGGCAGATATTCAGAAGATAAAGGATAATGGTGTTTTAAAAGTTGGTGTAAAAGTTGATGTTCCAAAGTTTGGATATAAGAATCCTGATACAGGTGAAATAGAAGGATTTGAAGTAGATCTTTCAAAGCAGATTGCAAAGAAAATATTAGGGGATGAAAATAAAATTGAACTTCAAGGTGTTACGGCTAAAACAAGAGGTCCTCTTCTTGATAATGGTGAAATAGATATGGTAGCAGCCACATTTACAATTACAGATGAAAGAAAGAAGAGCTACAATTTTTCAGATCCATATTTAACTGATGGTGTTGGGTTATTAGTTAAAAAAGATGCGGGTTACACAAGCCTTAAAGACTTAAATGGAAAGACAATTGGTGTAGCTCAAAGTTCAACTACTAAAAAGGCTCTTGAAGAAGAAGCAGCAAATCAAGGAATATCTCTAAAATTTTCAGAATTTGGAAGCTACCCTGAAATAAAAGCAGCACTTGATTCTAAGAGAGTTGACTGTTTTGCAGTTGATGCATCTATTTTAAATGGTTATGTTGATGATAATTCAGTAATCTTAGATGATAGATATAATCCACAAGAATATGGTATAGCAAGTAAATTAGACAATAAAGACTTGGCAAAAGTTATTAATGAAGTAGTAAATGATATGAAAACTTCAGGCGAAATGGATAAGTTAATTGAAAAATGGGGAATTAAATAA
- a CDS encoding amino acid ABC transporter permease → MNGPFAWFKWEALFTDYHIFLEGLIVTIEVGLLGLALAIVLGTISGVMSTSKIKLLRIISRVYVEIIQNTPLVIQVFFLFNGLPYINIVLPVFLIGILGVGIYHGAYISEVVRTGITSISKGQFEASYSQGFSHIETMRYIILPQTIKIIIPPLTNQLVNLIKNTSVLAMIAGADLMHNADSWSSQNMFYGPAYVVTGILYFVLCYPLSVVARKMELRKKKLPKLELEANQKADLAGLEGGV, encoded by the coding sequence ATGAATGGACCTTTTGCATGGTTCAAATGGGAAGCTTTATTTACTGATTACCATATATTCTTGGAAGGATTAATTGTTACAATAGAAGTTGGACTTTTAGGACTGGCTTTAGCTATAGTTCTTGGAACAATTTCAGGTGTAATGTCTACTAGTAAAATTAAATTATTAAGAATAATAAGTAGAGTATATGTTGAAATAATTCAAAATACACCGTTAGTAATTCAGGTATTTTTCTTATTTAATGGTCTTCCATATATAAATATAGTACTTCCAGTATTCTTAATAGGTATTCTTGGAGTTGGTATTTATCATGGAGCATATATATCTGAAGTTGTAAGAACTGGAATTACTTCAATATCAAAGGGACAGTTTGAAGCATCATATTCTCAAGGTTTCTCACACATTGAAACAATGAGGTATATAATTCTTCCTCAAACTATAAAGATTATAATACCACCTCTTACAAATCAGCTTGTTAATTTAATAAAAAATACATCTGTTTTAGCTATGATTGCGGGTGCAGATCTTATGCATAATGCAGACTCATGGTCAAGTCAGAATATGTTTTACGGTCCAGCATATGTTGTCACAGGAATATTATATTTTGTATTATGTTATCCTCTTTCTGTCGTTGCAAGAAAGATGGAACTTAGGAAAAAGAAGTTACCAAAGCTTGAATTAGAGGCAAATCAAAAAGCTGATTTAGCAGGTCTTGAAGGGGGGGTGTAA
- a CDS encoding amino acid ABC transporter permease — translation MDMIFTKTNILFLFQGLKLTLTIAVISIFLSMIFGTILAVLRNYSKGIFGKLAAIYIEIFRNTPSLLWILSIRFLIPIKPMYSGILSFTLFTTAAIAEIVRGGMNSVNAGQYEASYSQGFSKIQTLRYIILPQSFKNCIPTILSQSSTVIKDTSYLWAVGIEEFTGKGMILMGSFATSTQVFLLFGTIAASYFIINFILSCTMRSIKTVY, via the coding sequence ATGGATATGATTTTTACAAAAACAAATATATTATTTCTTTTTCAAGGTCTTAAGCTTACCCTTACCATAGCGGTTATTTCTATTTTTTTGAGTATGATTTTTGGTACAATTTTAGCTGTTTTAAGAAACTATTCTAAAGGTATATTCGGAAAATTAGCTGCAATTTATATAGAAATATTTAGAAATACTCCATCATTATTATGGATACTTTCTATAAGGTTTCTTATACCTATAAAACCGATGTATTCAGGAATTTTATCCTTTACTCTTTTCACAACAGCAGCAATAGCAGAAATAGTTAGAGGCGGAATGAATTCTGTGAACGCTGGACAGTATGAAGCATCATATTCACAAGGTTTTTCAAAGATCCAGACACTGAGATATATTATACTTCCTCAAAGTTTTAAAAACTGCATACCTACAATTTTATCTCAAAGTTCTACTGTAATAAAGGATACATCATATTTATGGGCAGTTGGAATAGAGGAGTTTACAGGAAAAGGTATGATTTTGATGGGAAGTTTTGCTACTTCAACTCAGGTATTCTTGTTATTTGGAACAATTGCAGCAAGTTATTTTATAATTAATTTTATATTGTCATGTACTATGAGAAGCATAAAAACTGTATATTAA
- the recQ gene encoding DNA helicase RecQ, translated as MINKSPQSVLEKYYGYKSFREGQENIINSIVQGRDVLAIMPTGGGKSICYQVPALMLEGLTIVISPLISLMKDQVDTLKDMGVEAEYINSTLSSAEENDIINKIERNEVKILYIAPERLGSSGFLNIIGRCSISQIAVDEAHCISQWGHDFRSSYKKISHFIGILNKRPTVTAFTATASEEVRDDIIRLLKLENPKIFITGFNRENLFINIIKGGDKKNYLLDYINNNSDVSGIIYASTRKEVDNIYELLSSKGYSVVHYHAGLSEEARRENQEGFIYDRANIMVATNAFGMGIDKPDIRYVVHYNMPRNVESYYQEIGRAGRDGDKSECILLFSPQDVQIQKYLIETSIENPERQNIQYKKLQQMIDFVYSNECYKKFILAYFGEELKDDCNSCSNCMNEGEVVDKTVDAQKVLSCIYRMNQKFGSGMVVDVLRGSKNKKVLQFKFNELSTYGIMKEFSADELKTFINTLVSQGYIRVVEGTYPILALNSMSRKILVGEEKVMLKEFAAHKKVRDNNELFEILKELRKEIAHENNVPPYVIFGDITLKEMSVKYPVYKEAMLNITGVGELKYSKYGELFENTIRKYSEDNNIKISGEGTLEIITSNNDNDLKLEIETDDKLYNLLFEARKKWAEKEKNAYPQSIMHMNILKEISGRYPVSIEELKDISGFGPKKIEAYGDEIIEIVNNYILENNIEHVWIQKNKRKVIIDGETRNSDQIAVDMLKENVNIHEVSEKLELSVSTILGYVSEYIKEFGEIKFNINFEEFYNEEEESAILNAINEVGFEKISDLKKALPKYTKYESIRAVILKHCILA; from the coding sequence ATGATAAATAAATCACCTCAAAGTGTATTGGAAAAATATTATGGATATAAATCATTTAGAGAAGGTCAGGAAAATATAATAAATTCAATAGTACAGGGTAGAGATGTTCTGGCTATTATGCCTACAGGTGGTGGAAAGTCCATATGTTATCAAGTGCCTGCACTTATGCTTGAAGGTCTTACAATTGTTATTTCACCTCTTATATCTTTGATGAAAGATCAAGTTGACACATTGAAAGACATGGGAGTTGAAGCGGAATATATTAATAGTACATTAAGTTCAGCAGAAGAGAATGACATAATAAATAAAATTGAAAGAAATGAAGTGAAAATACTTTATATAGCTCCTGAAAGACTTGGCTCATCAGGATTTTTGAATATTATAGGAAGATGCAGCATATCACAAATTGCAGTTGATGAAGCCCACTGTATTTCACAATGGGGCCATGATTTTAGATCAAGTTATAAAAAAATATCACACTTTATAGGTATTCTTAATAAAAGACCTACAGTTACTGCTTTTACAGCAACAGCATCAGAAGAAGTACGAGATGATATTATAAGGTTATTAAAACTTGAGAATCCTAAGATATTTATAACTGGATTTAATAGAGAAAATCTTTTTATAAATATAATAAAAGGTGGAGATAAAAAGAATTATCTTTTAGATTATATTAATAATAACAGTGATGTTTCGGGAATAATATATGCTTCAACAAGAAAAGAAGTAGATAATATTTATGAGTTACTAAGTTCTAAAGGATATAGTGTTGTGCACTATCATGCAGGATTAAGTGAAGAAGCTAGAAGAGAGAACCAAGAAGGTTTTATATATGATAGAGCAAATATTATGGTTGCAACTAATGCATTTGGAATGGGGATTGATAAACCAGATATAAGATATGTTGTACACTATAATATGCCTAGAAATGTGGAAAGTTATTATCAGGAAATAGGTAGAGCAGGTAGAGATGGTGATAAAAGTGAATGTATATTATTATTTTCACCACAGGATGTTCAGATTCAGAAGTATTTAATTGAAACATCAATTGAAAATCCTGAAAGACAGAATATACAATATAAAAAGCTCCAACAAATGATAGATTTTGTATACAGTAATGAATGTTATAAGAAATTTATATTAGCTTATTTTGGAGAAGAGCTTAAAGATGATTGCAACAGTTGCAGTAATTGTATGAATGAAGGTGAAGTTGTTGATAAAACAGTAGATGCACAGAAAGTTTTATCATGTATATATAGAATGAATCAGAAGTTTGGTTCTGGGATGGTAGTAGATGTTTTAAGAGGATCAAAAAATAAAAAAGTATTGCAATTTAAATTTAATGAACTTTCTACCTATGGAATAATGAAAGAATTTTCAGCAGATGAACTGAAAACATTTATAAATACTCTTGTATCTCAAGGATATATAAGAGTTGTTGAAGGAACGTATCCTATTTTAGCCTTAAATTCAATGTCAAGAAAAATCCTTGTGGGTGAAGAAAAAGTAATGCTTAAAGAATTTGCAGCACACAAAAAAGTTCGTGACAATAATGAGTTATTTGAAATTCTTAAAGAACTTAGAAAAGAAATTGCACATGAAAATAATGTTCCACCATATGTTATTTTTGGAGATATTACCTTAAAGGAAATGTCAGTTAAATATCCAGTTTATAAGGAAGCAATGCTTAATATTACTGGAGTTGGTGAACTTAAATACAGTAAATATGGTGAGCTATTTGAAAACACAATAAGAAAATATTCTGAAGATAATAATATAAAAATTTCTGGCGAAGGTACTTTGGAAATAATAACATCTAACAATGATAATGATCTGAAGCTTGAAATAGAAACAGATGATAAATTATATAATTTATTATTTGAAGCAAGAAAAAAATGGGCGGAAAAAGAAAAAAATGCGTATCCTCAATCTATAATGCACATGAATATTTTGAAGGAGATAAGTGGAAGATATCCTGTGAGTATTGAAGAATTAAAAGATATAAGTGGATTTGGACCTAAAAAGATAGAAGCTTATGGTGATGAAATAATAGAAATAGTAAATAATTATATATTAGAAAATAATATAGAACATGTATGGATACAAAAAAATAAAAGAAAAGTGATAATTGATGGAGAAACAAGAAATAGTGATCAAATTGCGGTAGATATGCTTAAAGAAAATGTAAATATTCATGAAGTATCTGAAAAACTTGAACTATCAGTTTCAACTATACTTGGGTATGTTTCTGAATATATTAAAGAATTTGGAGAAATTAAGTTTAATATAAATTTTGAAGAGTTTTATAATGAAGAAGAAGAAAGTGCCATTTTAAATGCAATAAATGAAGTTGGTTTTGAAAAAATATCAGATTTAAAAAAAGCTCTGCCTAAATATACAAAATATGAAAGTATAAGAGCTGTTATATTGAAACATTGTATTTTAGCTTAA
- a CDS encoding J domain-containing protein — protein sequence MNPYEILGIEENASEDEIKEKYQSLAEEYTLNQDETTQEKLEELNRAYDLLMNSKNIYAEIRKLIEIKNFPLAESKLNMINERDNAEWNYLEGFICVQKGWFETGLNYIKKALELDPGNTEYISSMNTLQARIIEYATKYANQGVRPAAANNMNACGGGGGNNGGMC from the coding sequence TTGAATCCTTATGAAATTTTAGGAATTGAAGAAAATGCTTCAGAAGATGAAATAAAAGAAAAGTATCAATCTTTAGCAGAAGAATACACTTTAAATCAAGATGAAACAACACAGGAAAAATTAGAAGAACTTAATAGAGCTTATGATTTACTTATGAATTCCAAGAATATATATGCAGAAATAAGAAAATTAATAGAAATTAAAAATTTTCCACTTGCAGAGTCTAAACTTAATATGATAAATGAACGAGACAATGCTGAGTGGAATTATCTTGAAGGTTTTATTTGTGTTCAAAAAGGATGGTTTGAAACTGGATTAAATTATATAAAGAAAGCATTAGAACTAGATCCAGGCAATACTGAATATATAAGCAGTATGAACACTCTTCAGGCTAGAATTATAGAATATGCAACTAAATATGCAAATCAAGGGGTAAGACCAGCTGCTGCAAATAATATGAATGCTTGTGGCGGTGGTGGTGGAAATAATGGCGGAATGTGTTAA